ACGCCCCGCGCTCGCCACCGAGATGCCGAAGAAGATCAACGCCACCACCTACCGCGCCACCCTGCGCGACGGCGCCACCTTCCACGACGGCTCACCGGTCACCGCCGAGGACGTCGTCTTCAGCTTCGAACGCATCCTGGACGAGAAGAACGCGTCGCTGATGGCGCAGTTCGTGCCGTTCATCGACACGGTCACGGCGGTCGACGCGAAGACGGTCGAGTTCAAGCTCCGTTACGCCTTCGCCCTCTTCCCCTCCAGGATCGCGGTGGCCCGGATCGTCCCGAAGAAGATCGTCGAGGCGGACGTCAAGGGCTTCGACGCCAAGCCGGTCGGCTCGGGGCCGTACCGGTTCGTCGAGGCGACCCGCGAGGACAAGATCGTCTTCGAGAAGTACGCGCAGTACAACGGCCCGCACCCGGCCAAGGCCCGGAAGATGGTCTGGCGCCTGATGTCGGACCAGTCGGCCCGCGTCAGCGCGATGGAGTCCGGCCGCGTCCAGGCGATCGAGGACGTCCCCTACATCGACGTCCAGCGGCTCTCCGCCACCACCAGGACCGAGTCCGTGCAGTCCTTCGGCCTGCTCTTCCTGATGTTCAACACGGCCGACAAGCGCTTCGCCGACAAGCGGGTGCGCCAGGCCCTGCACTACGCCCTGGACACCGAGAAGATCATCAAGACCGCGATGGTCGGCAACGCGACGGCCGCCACCGGCTACGTCCCCACCAGCCACCCCGACTACCACCAGGCCGCCACCGCCTACACCCACGACGTGGCGAAGGCGAAGAAGCTGCTGGCCGAAGCGGGCGTGGCCAAGCTGAAGTTCACCGTGCTGACCACGGACACCGGCTGGGTCAAGGACATCGCCCCGCTGCTCAAGGAGAGCTGGGCCGCGGCCGGCATCGAGGCCACGCTGAACATCGCCCAGTCCGCCGCCCAGTACGCCAAGGTCGACGGCGGGGAGTTCGAGGTCATGGTGGCCCCCGGCGACCCCTCGGTCTTCGGCAACGACGTCGACCTGCTGATGCGCTGGTTCTACTACGGCTTCTGGCCGGAGAAGCGCTACGGCTGGTCCGGCTCCCCCGCGTACAAGAAGGTCAAGCAACTCCTCGACAAGGCCGCCCAGGCCGCCGACGAGGCGACGCGCAAGCGGCTGTGGGGCGAGATCACCGACCTGGTCGCCGACGAGGCCGCGCTCTACCCGATCCTGCACCGCAAGCTGCCCACGGCCTGGAACGAGAAGGCCCTGCCCGGCTTCGAGCCGCTGCCCACCACGGGCCTGTCCTTCGTGGGCGTCGGCCGCGCCTGACGTCCGCCCGGTCCGGGCCGCCACCTCAGGTCCTGTCGTCGGACAACGGCAGTTGGACGACAGGACCTGGGCGGCCCGGACCCGCCCTCCGCCCGATCGCAAGGAACCCGACGATGGTTGCTTTTCTCCGGCTCGCGCTGCGCCGCGTCGCGATGATGCCGGTGATGGTTCTCGGCATCGCACTGCTGGTCTTCGTGGTGCTGCAGTTCTCGCCGGCCGACCCGGCCTACAACGCGCTCGGGGAGAGCGCCAGTCCCGAGGCCAGGGAAGCCTTCGCGGAGGCCAACGGGCTCAACGACCCGTTGCCGATCCGCTACTTCGACTTCCTCGGCCAACTGCTCCACTTCGACCTCGGGATGACCGTCCCACCGAGCCAGCCGGTGATCGACCGGATCACCGCGGCGTTCCCGCTCACCCTCCAACTGACCTTCCTCGGGCTGTTCCTCGCGGTCACGCTCGCCGTCATCGGCGGCGTCCTGGGCGCGATGTACCGCGACCGGTGGCCCGACCAGCTCTTCCGCGTGCTGTCCATGGCCGGGGTCGCGATCCCCTCCTTCTGGCTCGGCGTCCTGCTCATCCAGCAGTTCGCGCTGAACACCCGGATCTTCCCGACCGGCGGATACACCAACCCCGCCGACTCGTATCGCGGCTGGCTCACCACCATGGCCCTGCCCGCCGTATCGCTCGCGGTGCCGGTGGCCGCGTCGCTCGCCCGGCTCGTCCGCACCTCGATGGTCGCCGAACTCGACCGCGACTACGTACGCACCGCCCGGGGCAACGGCCTGCCGGTGTTCCTGGTGATCCGCTCGGTGCTGCGCAACGCGCTGGTCACCCCGCTCACCGTGCTCGGCGTCAAGGTCGGCTATCTGCTCAGCGGCGCCGTCGTCATCGAGGCGATCTTCGACCTGCCCGGCATGGGCAAACTCATCCTCGAAGGTGTCACCGGCGGCGACGTCGCCCTGGTCCAGGGCACCGTGCTGACCATCGCCATCGCCTTCCTGGTGGTCAACGTCGTCGTCGACCTGCTCTACCTGCTGGTCAATCCGCGCATCAGGACGGTGTGACATGTTCGCCACGAGCCGTCTGGCCAAGAAACTCTCCCGACCGGGCATCGCCTTCCGCGCCCTGCCGGTCACCTCCCGCGTCGCCCTCGGCGTCCTGCTCGTCGTCATCCTCGGCGCCGTGTTCGCCCCGCTCCTCACCCAGGACCCGCTGACCACCGGCACCCCCGTCCAGGCCCCGAGCGCCGACCACTGGTTCGGCACCGACCGGGCCGGCCGCGACGTCTTCGCCCGCGTGGTGCACGGGTCGCGCTACTCCCTGGTCATCGGCCTCGGGGCGACCGCCGTCGCCCTGATCGCCGGGGCCGTCCTCGGCTCGCTCGCCGCCACCTCGCGCAGGCTCGGCGACGAGTCCGTCATGCGGACGCTCGACGTGGTGATGTCGTTCCCGCCGATCGCGCTCGCGGCCGTCCTGGTCGCCGTCTTCGGCACCAGCGTCCCGGTGATCATCTTCACCATCGCCTTCGTCTACACCCCCTCGCTCGCCCGCGTCGTCCGCGCCAACGTGCTGGCCCAGTACGGCGAGGACTACGTCGCGGCCGAGAAGGTCATCGGCGCCCGGCGCGGGTACATCGTGCTGCGCCACGTCGCCGTCAACTGCATGGCGCCGGTCATGGTGTTCGCCACCGTCATGGTCGCCGAGGCGATCATCTTCGAGGCCAGCCTCTCCTTCATCGGGGCCGGCGTGCAGGACCCCGACCCC
The nucleotide sequence above comes from Streptomyces sp. NBC_01116. Encoded proteins:
- a CDS encoding ABC transporter substrate-binding protein, whose product is MPELRPAGVERRTFLRYTSALGAAAAITAGLSACGGPSSTAGGAAGKGDGNGTIEAGLSYPLSTGFDPMITSGATPYAANMHIFEGLVDLDPATLVARPALATEMPKKINATTYRATLRDGATFHDGSPVTAEDVVFSFERILDEKNASLMAQFVPFIDTVTAVDAKTVEFKLRYAFALFPSRIAVARIVPKKIVEADVKGFDAKPVGSGPYRFVEATREDKIVFEKYAQYNGPHPAKARKMVWRLMSDQSARVSAMESGRVQAIEDVPYIDVQRLSATTRTESVQSFGLLFLMFNTADKRFADKRVRQALHYALDTEKIIKTAMVGNATAATGYVPTSHPDYHQAATAYTHDVAKAKKLLAEAGVAKLKFTVLTTDTGWVKDIAPLLKESWAAAGIEATLNIAQSAAQYAKVDGGEFEVMVAPGDPSVFGNDVDLLMRWFYYGFWPEKRYGWSGSPAYKKVKQLLDKAAQAADEATRKRLWGEITDLVADEAALYPILHRKLPTAWNEKALPGFEPLPTTGLSFVGVGRA
- a CDS encoding ABC transporter permease, whose protein sequence is MVAFLRLALRRVAMMPVMVLGIALLVFVVLQFSPADPAYNALGESASPEAREAFAEANGLNDPLPIRYFDFLGQLLHFDLGMTVPPSQPVIDRITAAFPLTLQLTFLGLFLAVTLAVIGGVLGAMYRDRWPDQLFRVLSMAGVAIPSFWLGVLLIQQFALNTRIFPTGGYTNPADSYRGWLTTMALPAVSLAVPVAASLARLVRTSMVAELDRDYVRTARGNGLPVFLVIRSVLRNALVTPLTVLGVKVGYLLSGAVVIEAIFDLPGMGKLILEGVTGGDVALVQGTVLTIAIAFLVVNVVVDLLYLLVNPRIRTV